The Anabaena sp. PCC 7108 region TGGTTTAGCTTGTATAGCTACGGATGTAGGTGCAGATGGGGAAGTACTGGAAAAAGGTGCTGGTGTAGTTATTAGCACGAAAACAGTGCGATCGCAACTCAGAACCATTTTACCATTGTTCCAAGACCACCCAGAGCTAACAACACTGTTGGGGCAAAAAGCTACAAACCGAGTGTTAGAACGCTATACCCTCAGTAAAAATATCACTCACCTAGAAGAACTTTATGCAAAAATGTTAGCACAGCGACCTGTACCGCTAAGTTGGGGTGCTTAGGAAAAAGCTTTAACAATTTAAAATAGAGTCAAGTCTGTACCTAAAAGATACAGTCAGGTATTTAAATCCTGACTGTGGTAGTATCTCATCGGCTCATTGAAGCTATAGCAACAGACAGGGCAGTTAGGACACCAACGAATGATAAAACACACCAAAAGATTTTTCAGACTGTCATCTGTCACTTCCTGTCACCTGCTATCCATCTAGACCCTTTAATTCCCTATCAGCAAACGGGAATGTGGGATTGAAGATTTACTGTACTATTTTCAGCTAATCTTCAAATCATATTTGAGTATTTATGTCAATTCGTAATATCAATAGCTTTACAAAAATTAAGAAGCTAGTTACAGTTCTTTACATAGAAGATAAACATCTCAAAAAAAAACTGCATCAATACGGTTTTGTTATTGATCACCAAAGGTAAACTAATACCTTTGCTATTCAACTAAAGATTTACCTGTAAAACTGTCCCCATAGTAGTTGTGGTTTCTATGTCAACCGACTTAGTTGCTACCAGAACATTGCATTGACCTTACCTGATTTGTAGTAATAGAAGTTTGAGAATAAGGAGAGTTGATGCGGTTTTTTAACAAAAAAATATCAGCTTCAAAATTCTTATTAGCAAATTTCAACGTAGCTAATTAACAAATAATATTTGGAGATTTCTCTCATGGCTTTAACTATCCAGTCCGCTCAAAGTATTTTCTCCGACACTCAAGTTCCTAGTCAGATTCCAGCAACTATCGCATTATTCGATCAACTCAACGTTGATGACCAACTAGCATATCTATGGTATGCTTACACGGAAATGGGTAAAACAATTACTCCCGCAGCACCTGGAGCAGCACGCTTGCAACTAGCAGAAAGTCTGCTAACTCAAATTAAGCTGATGTCTCCTGAAGATCAAACAAAAGTGATGCGGGATCTTGCTAGTCGTGCTGATACTCCCATCAGCCGTTCCTATGGGTTCTTCAGTGTCAATACCAAGCTGGCTTTCTGGTATGAGTTAGGAGAATTGATGAAAAGTGGTCTTGTCACTCCTATTCCAGCAGGTTATCAAATGTCTCCTGGTGTGAAAGTAGTGCTAGAAGCTACTCAGAAACTTGATCAGGGTCAGCAAATCACTGTACTGCGGAATACCGTAGTTAACATGGGATTCGATACATCTGAACTAGGCCCTAGCAGTTACCCCAAAGCCTCAGCAGAACCAGCATTCCAACGTACAACTCCAGTTATTTCCTCTGTCAAGATTGATGGGATTACAGAACCGGCTGTATTAGGCTACATAGAAGCCATGAATGCAGATAACTTTGATGCGGCTGTGGCGCTATTCACTACCGACGGTGCGCTACAACCTCCATTCCAAAAGCCGATTGTTGGTCTAGAAGCGATCGCTAAATATATGCGTGAAGAAGCTCAAGGACTGAATATGATGCCCCAACAGGGTATTTGTGAAGTCCAACCAGATGGTTCCAAGCAACTGAAAATCACAGGTGTAGTCCAAACTCCTTGGTTCGGTGTGACTGTAGGCATGAATATTGCTTGGCGGTTTTTAATCAATCCCCAAGGTAAGATTTTCTTTGTAGCTATCGATATGTTGGCTTCTCCTCAAGAACTATTAAATCTGCGTCGGGTTTAATCAAATACACATAGGAGGGATGCAGTCTTGCCATCCCCTACCTATGGAACTTCTCTGCAAGGTTTCTGGATGATATAGCAGGTGACAGTCTGAAAACTCTTTTGGTGTCTAGGTTTTATCATCTGTTGGTGTCCTAACCGCCTTGTCTGTTGTTATAGATATTAATTAAATTTTTGGAGATGTTTGGCAAAAAAGCTAACATCTCCACAAGTTTTTCACAATTCACATTTAAATTTAGGAGTATCAACCAAACCAATCAAAAAAAATGTTCTTCATTAACTCATTTTTTACCGGAAAATCAAGACAAGATTCTATAGAGAAAAACTCTTCTAGTGAAGAATCCCAGGAAGTTATGACTTTAGAAGATTTGGTAGAAATTTTAGATAAACTAGATAAATACATACAAACTACATAATTCGGAATTACCAGACTAAGCAGAATATCCGCAAGGTAGTAACACAGCGCGGAATTAAAATTTTACAATAGCAAAAGTCGAAATTCATCCGCCCAACTATTTTGAATTGTTTACTCACCACCCCAAACTCGTAGACTGTTCATAAACACGTTTTAAAGTATTCACATCTCGCACAGAAATAGAAGGTGGTTTGCGAACTTGTGAAAAATACAAAGCATCAGTTTGTAGGGGACTATGACCCCAAATTCCCAAAGCATGACCGATTTCATGGCGTGCAGCAGCTTTCGCAAATTCACCAGTTTGACTAGGACTCAACAAGATAGTAAAACGGTGTAATAAAATATTATTATTAGTGTATGTCTCATAAGTAGTTAAAGCAGAACGCGCACGGGGAATTTTACTATTAGATTCAAGTTGTAAAGGTGGCGCTTTTCTGAAAATTTTAATATCAGCAATTTCCGCTTTCTCAACTACCTCCAAAGGTAAATACACACTCCACTCTTGAACAGCTTGCAAAACATTATTAACCCATAGCTGGGACTGTTCAGCACTTATTTTTGTGGGCGTTTCTATCTTCACCCTTACCGGAAAACTTGACCAAATTAAATAACCAACTTCAGTAGGTGTGATTTTGTCAAAATAATCCCCACTGTTCGTCTTGTTTTCCCAACTTGCGAGGGTTGACGGTAAAGGATGTACTTTTTGGATTAACTTTTCCCCTAAACTATAAGCTGTAGAAATGTTATGGAAAACGCCTCTAGATTTAGAGTTGACAACAGCGCTAGTTTGAAAGTTAGTAAAAATCACTAGCAGTCCCGTCATTATCGCTAAAGTCAGGACTGCTAATAACCGCTGCAAAACTAAGTTTGTTCGGATTTTAAATATGAGGTTTTGGGTAATTTTCCCCATTTTTACTTACTTAGGCAACCAATTGGCGCTCAAAACCACTGTTAAACCCAGAAAAATTACTACTAATGCCCAAGTAATACGATTTAATGTATTTTCTGCACTCTTAGTACTGCTGAACAATTGAGCTTGTCCACCAATTGCACCAATACCATCACCTTTAGGGCTATGCAGCAGCACAAGAATTATTAATCCTAAAGCGGAAAATGCCCAAATACCTTGCACGATGTTAGTAATTGCCATATTAGAAATGTCGTTTATAACAAGTTTGAAAATGGATGAGTTCTTGATTTATCAATCCTGTAGGAGTAAAGCGCATTGCTCAACCTTAAAGACTGTTCTCGTTCCCATATTCTTTTAGAAATGCATTCTAGAAGGCTCTGCCTCAGTGTGACAGTAGAGTCAGAGCCTCTATGATAGCATTCCCAGTCAGACACTGGGAATGAGAGAATGGTCTAAATCCCTACTTCTGAATTCCTGGCTGTTTTACAACCCTATTTGTGCAGGAGTGCGAGTAGGTTTCAAGTCGTATTCTGCTGCTTTAAGGAGCGATCGCCCGGTCATTTCTGTTGGTTGGGGAAGCTGTAAAATATCGAGAATAGTGGGGGCAATGTCGGCTAACTTGCCATCATTTCTCAATTCCACATTTGTTCCATATCCAGGTATTTTGACTTTTTCGCCTTCTACCAAGATCAAAGGAACTGGGTTAGTGGTGTGAGCCGTCCAAGGATTACCCTCATCATCTAGCATATACTCAGCGTTACCATGGTCAGCAGTAATAATTGCTGTGCCGCCAAATTTACCAATGGTGTCCAGGAGACGACCTAAACAGCGATCAACTGTTTCAATAGCTGTAACTGTAGCTGGTATTTGTCCAGTATGCCCTACCATGTCTGGATTGGCATAGTTCATTACTACTAGGGAGTAGATGCCCTTTTTCATCGCTGCGATCGCTACATCTGTCACTGCTTGTGCTGACATTGCCGGTTCTGAGTCATAAGTTGCCACCATCGGACTACTGACTAATTCCCGGTCTTCTCCATCACAAGGTTCCTCTAATCCCCCATTAAAGAAATAGGTGACGTGAGCATATTTTTCAGTTTCCGCAGTCCGAAACTGTTTTAAACCATGATTAGCAATGACTTCCCCTAAAATATTACTCAGATTCTGGGGAGCAAAAGCCACAGATACTGGTAATTCAGGATCGTACTGGGTAAAAGTCACAAAAGACAGCGGCTTAATTTGCTGTCTTTCAAACCCATTAAATTTGGAACTCACAAAGGCTTGTGTCAGTTGTCTAGCGCGATCAGGGCGGAAGTTGAAAAATATGACCCCATCTCCCGGTTCTACTGCGCCAGGGGCAATCCTAACTGGAAGCACAAACTCGTCAGTTATGCCTTCTGCGTAAGATGCTTGTAAGACTTCTACAGCCGTGAGTCCATTACCCGCGCTATCTTGTGTCATCACCTGGTAGGCGCGTTCAACTCGATCCCAACGGTGGTCACGATCCATTGCATAATAGCGACCACTAACGGTTACTATTTGCCCAATTCCAGCCTGATCTATGTAGTCTTGCAGCTGTGTAATTGCTTTGATACCCTCCTTGGGAGGGGTGTCACGTCCATCGGTAATGGCGTGGATACAAACTTGTGAAAGTTGCTGTTCTTTGGCTAAGTCAACTAGTCCAAATAGATGGGTTAGATGAGAATGTACCCCTCCATCAGAACAAAGCCCTACTAAATGCAACTTGCCATTAGATGAGCGAACTTCCTGGCAAATCTTGACAATTGCTGGGTTTAATGCTATTGAACCATCTTCTACTGCATCAGAGATGCGTACTAGTTCTTGAGGCACGACTCGCCCAGCGCCAATATTCAAATGACCAACTTCCGAGTTGCCCATTTGACCTTCTGGCAACCCTACAGCTTTTCCTGATGTGCGGATGGTTGTGTGGGGATAAACTGCCCATAAACTGTCCATGATTGGAGTTTTAGCAGCAGCTATTGCGTTTCCTCGCTTTTCCTCACAGTAGCCCCATCCGTCTAAAATGACTAGCACCACAGGAGCAACAGGTGCTTTGGTCATAGTAAAATTGCCCTTTACTTTTTGTAATATCCGAATGATACCATTGCTAACCACCTCTGGAGGTTAAATTCTGCTGATTAATTTCTCAGGAAAGTTCATCTTCAAAAAATGGAAAAAATTTATTTTTTTCATAGATCCAATTTACGTAAGTCAACGTATTTATATTCTAGAGAATGCAGCTTCTTGAAAAAGTAAGGGCATTAATCCATAAATTTTATCTGTCGCTCCAATCGCACTGGGAGTTAGGGATTGTTAAATAGTAACTATTCCCTAAGTTTTGTATGTGCATCAAGCGATACATTTTATTAGCACAGCGATCGCAGATTAAATATTCTCAAGGAGACACTAAACTCATGGATTTTACAACCCCTCTAACGGTCAAGTCCTCCCGTCGTGGAGTTATAGTGACTGGAGCAATGGCTGGTGTTGCAGGTGCTTTAGGTTTACCACTAATTGCTCAAAAAGCTGAAGCTCAGTCTCTATTTGCTAAAAATGATTTAAAAGTCCTCAACAATGCACTTTACTACGAACATCAGGCCATTTGGGCTTATTCTTTTGCTGCGGGTAACTTAAGCAATACCGAAGTTGGCAAGGCCGTTTTAGCTCTGGCTCTCCGTAACCAAGCTGATCATAAACAGCATCGGGATGTTCTTACTGCTGCTGTCAAAAGTCTGGGAGGAAATCCAGCCAAGGCAGAGGCTAGTTATGATTTGTCATCTTACATCAATAACAACGAAGGTAATGTAGATAGTGATGTGAATATTGCTAAGTTAGCACTGGCTTTAGAGGTAGATGCTGCGATCGCTTATACTCTAGAAGCCGCCAAGCTGAAAACCCCAAAATTAATTACAGTTGGCGCTAGTATCGGTACTACTGAATCTGCCCATGCTGCCGCTATCCGTGCAACTTTTAAAAGTTTGGGTGTAAATATTGAAATCGTCCCCTCAGCTTTTGTCAGTCCAGATAACCGTGAGGCTTGGGTGCTGAAGGTATAATAGCCCTACGAAAAATTAAAAAAGCTGATGACAGAACCCAACCAAATCTCGAAAATGTTGGGTTTCTCTTCCGGAAGATCCTATGCAAACACCTCAATTTTATTCAACTTACACAAACCTATTTTGAATAATTGATGGCTAAATAGTCAGAATGCGATCCCCGGATTTCTCCATCTTCAATTTTCAGGATATTCATCATCCAGAGAAGCACGGAAAAAAAACATACAACCCCCACGAGTTTCAGGTGCGTGCATTGAACCTGGAGTAGAACGAATATAGTCACCTTGACCATATACTTCTTCACCGATGACTAAATCACCCTCCAGCATGAACATTTCCTCAACTCCAGCATGGCAATGAAGAGGATAACGAACACCCGCTGCGGCTCGGAATAAACCACTAACTTCTCGCTTAACTAAATCAGTATGCAATGTAGCTACCATCACACCAGGGAGTCGATATAGTTGCCAATCTAAATCTTGCGATCTTACAAATGAATAAGGTAAACTAATTTCCTCTATTGGCTCAGAAATAGGTAATTCTGAAGAATCACTAATACCAATTTTGTTGAATAGTCGATTTTTTAAATCAGTTGTCATTGGGACTGTGGGAACAGTATAGGAGATAGCAGCTACTGCTTCCTGCAATTCTGCTAATTCCTCTGCTAATTCAGGATATTCAATAATTTTCTCCTCCACTAAATGACGCTCTGGATCATCGATAATATCAAGTGCATATAGTGGAGCTAATTCACAAAAACAGTCATCTTTAGGGTTCATTACTTGTATTGGCAATAATTCTCAATTATATGGCAATCTTTTACTCTGCTAAGTTATACGCCATCAATAGTCAGGATGCTAATTATGACTTAGTTTATTCATTTTTGATTTTTATTTGTTTAGTTTTATTTCCAGACAGCAATAGCAATTCGCAATTTATTTAAACCTAAGCGAATTCGAGTTTTGACTGTACCTACAGATAGCCCACTTTGAGCAGCAATCTGGCTATGGGTTAACCCGTGGTAATATGCCAATTCTATAACTTGCCGTTGTTCTTCTGGGATTTGCTTGAGAGCAGCTATTACCAGGGTTCGACGTTCTGAAATCAATACCTCTTCTATTGGATCTACGCTAACTTTTGCCGATTGGATCTCTACATTGACTGAAGCTATTTTAGTTTTTGCTGTACGTTGTAAATAGCGTAAACGGTCTAAAACTCTACTTCGAGTCATCATCAACAGCCAGGTATCAACTCGTGCTTTATTGGCATCATATTTTTCAGCAATTCGCCATACCTGAGAAAAAACATCCAAAACCACTTCTTCGCTTTCTTCAACTGATCCTAAACTCTTGAAAGCAATAGCATAAATGATTTGTGCATAGCGATCATATAACTGTGATAGTGCAGAATGATCCTGTTGAACAATTCGCTTCAACAGAGTTGATTCATCAAGACTGATTTTCTCGTCTTCTGAAGGGAGTGACATCCTTATTTAAGCGCTAATTATGTTCCAGCAGTAAAAACTAACCACAGTGTATTGTAATATCCATGTTCAACTTTTAGTCTTGAGAGGAATACTTAGGTACAAAATTTTTTTAATTCTCGAATAGATGGGGAACGATCCACAAAAAATCATGTATCGTCCCGCAGTTAGTCGTTAAGAAATTAATTGCAGTAGCTAATTTACTTCTGCTTTGCTCCAGCTTTAGCAGCTTTAGCGGCTTTTTTCGCGGCTTTTTCGGCTTCTATCGCTGCTAACTTAGCTAGTTCTTTCTCCTCAGCAATTTTGTTGAGATAGTAATGGTAATCTCCCAAATAAACCCGGAATTCACCATCACGAATTTCCACAATTTTGTTAGCTACCTGAGAGATAAAATAACGGTCATGGGAAACTACAATCGCTGTACCATCATAGTTTTGCAAAGATTCTTCCAACATTTCCTTAGCTGGAATATCTAAGTGGTTTGTCGGCTCATCTAAAATGAGTAAATTTGCTGGACGTAAAAGCATTTTTGCCAATGCTAAACGAGCTTTTTCTCCCCCACTTAAAGCGGCAACTTTCTTAAATACAGTATCACCAGCAAATAAAAATCTTCCCAACAATGTGCGGACTTCTTCGTTTGTCCAGTCAGGAACTTCATCATGGATAGTTTCCATGACGGTTTTATTCAAGTCTAAAGCTTCGGCTTGGTTCTGCTCAAAGTAGCCAGGAATAACGTTATGATCGCCTAATTTTACTATTCCTTCTGTGGGTGGTTCTGCACCCATAATAATTTTCAACAGGGTGGATTTACCAGCACCATTGGGACCGAGAAAGGCGATTCTATCTCCTCTTTCAATTAAGAGATTTGCCGCCAAAAATAAAATTTTATCCCCATAAATATGGGTTAAATCTTTAATTTCCACCACTTCTCGACCGCTGCGAGGTGCGGGGGGAAAACGGAAATGTAGAGTTCTCACACCGGCTATCGGTGCTTCGATGCGTTCAATTTTGTCTAGCTGTTTTTCCCGGCTTTTTGCTTGGGTACTGCGGGTTGCACTAGCGCGAAATCGGTCTACAAAGGTTTGCTGTTTTTCTATTTCTTTTTGTTGACGTTCAAAGGCACTTAATTGTGCTGATTGATTTTCAGCTTTTTGTTCCAGGTATGAGGAGTAATTACCGAGGTATGTACTAGAAACACCACGTTCAGTTTCGACAATTTGATTGCAGAGGCGGTCAAGAAACTCCCGGTCATGGGACACTATCACCATCGGGGTAATGAGTCCTCTGAGGTAATTTTCTAACCACTCAATGGTTTCTAAGTCCAGATGGTTTGTCGGTTCGTCCAGTAGCAATAAGTCTGGCTTTTGTAAAAGGATTTTACCCAAACTCATCCGCATTTGCCAACCACCGGAAAAAGCACTTACTAAGCGATCGCTATCCTCTACCTGAAATCCCATTTCTGGTAAAATCTTGCCAATGCGAGCATCTAAGTTGTAGCCATCTAACGCTTCAAATTGCCGCTGTAAGCGATCTAATTTGTGGATTAGTTCGTCCAATTCCTCTGGATTCGCTGTTTCCATTTCTTGCGGGATGTGTGTTAAAGCCATTTGTACTTCGTTGGCTTCTTTAAACACAGTCCAAAATTCTTCTCTGACCGTGCGGGTAGGGTCTACCTCAAACTCTTGATTGAGATAAGCTATGTGTAAGCTATTAGGACGAATAATTTCACCAGCGGTGGGTTCTATTTCCCCAGAGATGATTTTCAATTGTGTGGACTTTCCCGCACCGTTAACACCGACTAAGCCAATGCGATCGCCTGGTTTGACTTCCCAGTTGACATCTTTAAGAACTTCGCCTGTAGGATAAATTTTACTTATATGTTCTAATCTTAGCATGAAGTGTCTCTCAGGTAGGGGATAGGTGATTGGGAGGAAGAGCTAACGCCGTTTTCAATCTTAACAAAATTTAACTACAAATTTACAGCAGAGATTTGAGAAAATCAGGGAGAAACTTTGGCTGTAATTTAAACATCCAGAAGAATTTAGGAGTAAGTAGGGGTTTAACACTGCTAAACCTACAGGAATAAAACTACCTTTGTAGCTGATTTTGGTTTAACTAATTCTGGGGGTTTAAGTAAAGAGCAACTAAAAGCAGCAAGTATGCTAAACGGTCTCTAAATCTTCGTTACAAAACTTAATTATATATCCCCAGTCAGACCGGAGACACTATTACAAATTACAAATTAATTACACCTACTTGGTGGGTAATTACGATATTAATGATTATTATTGCTATTGTTGCTAAAGGGATTGCTTGTACATCAGCAGTGAAATTAGCTGGAGAAAATTGGTGTCAATCGACAACAATTAGGGTGCTGATCAATGCTCACGGTTGAATAGAGTTAATTATCCTCAATATTGGAATTGAATAAGGTATAATTACCATCTTATTCACTATCATGGTAATTGTGAGTATACTGATGGTATTTCCACTCGTAAACATTTTATTACACAATACAAATTACCAACAACTATTTGCTGTATTAGAATAGAGATACATATATAATTAGATATTATCAATTTATTGCTTGATGAGATTAGTTGAAATTAATTATTTCTATTTTTAACGGAAATTTATAGTTATAACCTTGTTTTAATTAACATTTAACTTTTTTGAGGGCAGTTCAAGCGTTATTAATACAAAAATTGAGATAGAAGACTCCTAAAATATAGATATTACAGAGTTTATCTTGGCCTAGCTAAGGTATGAGTCATTTTTTGATTAGCGAGGTAAATAATCACCATAATTTTTTACCCGGTTTCTAGAATAAGTAACAATAATTAACACAATAAATGTGTAGAATACACCCTGAGGATGTTGAACAAGGTTGACATTTTGTCGCGGTTTCAAGAATCATCTTAGGGAACCCGGATAGTCTGTTGAGAGGAAACTATGCACACAGTTATTCTAGTCCTGGTTGAGGTGCTAATTGTTATTGGAATGTCACGGCTAGTAGGCTTGGTATTTCGTTCAATTAAGCAACCATTGGTAATTGGTGAGATTGTTGCCGGCATTATGCTCGGTCCATCTTTATTCGGTTTGATTGCTCCTGATCTAGCAGCTAGTGTGTTTCCACCAGAAACAATTCCTTTCCTGAATGTTTTATCTCAGGTAGGACTGATATTTTTCATGTTTTTGATTGGTTTGGAGCTAAATCCCAAATATCTCAGCGGTAACTTACAAGCAGCCGTGCTGATTTCAAATATCAGCATTATTGTTCCTTTTTCTCTAGCAACGATTTTATCTTTGCTGCTTTATCCCCTGGTTTCTAATGGGACTGTCTCCTTCACCGCCTTCGCATTATTTTTAGGGGCGGCGATGTCAATTACAGCTTTTCCTGTGTTGGCGCGAATTATTACCGAGAATAATTTACAGGGAACACGTTTGGGAACATTAGCATTAACTTGTGCCGCCGTTGACGATGTGACAGCATGGTGTATTTTAGCCGTAGCGATCGCAGTTGCTCGCAATGGTAGTATCGATCAAAAAGCAGTCCTGACTATTATTGAAAGCTTACTCTACATAGGTTTTATGTTTACAGTCGGGCGTTGGTTTCTCCAACGTCTAGTTACTCATTACCGACGTGCTGGACGTTTGAGCCAATTTGTTCTGGCTTTAATTTATATGGGAGTTGTGGCTTCTGCTCTCATTACCGAATTTATTGGCATTCACCTAATTTTTGGTGCATTTTTATTAGGAGCAGTCATGCCTAAAAATGCCGAATTAGTCAGAGAATTAGCCATAAAAACGGAAGACTTCGTCTTAATTTTTTTGCTACCAATATTTTTCGCCTACAGTGGTTTACGGACGCAAATTGGTTTACTCAACCGTCCTGAATTATGGCTGCTGTGTGCATTAGTTTTAGGAGTAGCGATCGCAGGCAAGTATATTGGTGCTTATGTAGCTGCTCGCATCAGCGGTATTAACAAACGAGAAGCTTCCGCCCTCGGTTGGATGATGAATACTCGTGGTTTAACTGAACTAATAGTATTAAATATTGGTTTAGAATTGGGCGTAATTACACCATTGCTGTTTACCATGCTGGTAGTTATGGCTTTAGTAACCACATTTATGACCTCACCATTGCTGGAATGGACATATCCAAAACGCCTCATCAAATTGGATGTGGTAGAGCCAGAAACAGAAGAGGAAACAGATATAAGTGCTATAGTTAGTAGCGAATCTTACGTTAAAGCCTACCGCATCTTAGTACCAGTAGCGAATCCTAGTACACAAAAAGGGTTACTACAGTTAGCAGTAGCATTAGCGCAGCCTAACTCTGGCATCGCTCTTAACCATCGACAGCCATCTATTATCAATCCTCTCAGTCTCATTGAACTAGAAGAAGACTACGGTTTTCAAAGTACCCCAACCGAAGCTAACCGACTAATTGCCGAGCGTCACCAGCAGCTAGAAGAATTAATTAACACCTTAGAACCACTGACAACACACTCGAATATACATCCCATTGTTCGCATATCCAGCAATGTCGCTAGAGAAACAGCCCAGATTGCTCAAATCGAACAACCAGATTTAATTCTGGTGGGATGGCATCGTCCAGCTTTTAGTAATAATCGTTTAGGTGGACGAGTTGGACAAATTCTGACTACCGCACCAGTAGATGTGGCCGTATTTGTAGACAGAGGAAGTGAACGCTTAGAAAGTTTACTAGTTCCCTACTCTGCAAATATCCATGATGATTTAGCACTTATACTCGCTCTGCGGCTGTTGATTCATCGTGATACTTGTATGTTGCAGATTTTACAAGTTTTATCAGGAAATCACTCCCAAGATGATTTAAGTTATGAACTACAAGCAATGATTAGGCAATTACCATCTCATGTCAGCGATCGCATTGAAATCAACACTGTCACCGCACCAGAACCTATGCAAGCCGTAGTTTCTGCCTCTGAAAATGTTGATTTAACCATTGCTGGTACTAGTCGCGCTTGGGGTATTGAAAGACAAACTCTAGGACGATACACAGATGAACTAGCAATAAAATGCCGTTCTTCACTACTCATTACCCGTCGTTATAGTCAAGTTACCTCTCATCTCAGTACCCTACTCTCGGAAGTTAACAGCCAAGAAATAATTCATAACTCGTAATTTGTAATTGGATGCAAAGAATCCTAGGTTGGGTTTTAGCAATATCTTATAGGGTATAAAATAAAACCCAACAAATATAGAAAAATGTTGGGTTTTGTTCCATTCCTCCGAGGTAGCAAACTACCATAACCGCCAAGGTACTTAATGTCATTTCCCCCTAATCCTTGACTTCATCTGTTGTGTATTAGGTAATTCATTCTCATCACCCATCATCAATAATGAACAACTTCAACTTCAAATCTTTAGCGATATCTGGAATAGCGATCGCTTTAGCCCTCATCTTATTCAAAACTGTCACTGCTTATGGCACAAATAATTTACACGCTACGAGTCTTATTCACAGTCTTTATCGTCTCACCCTAGTCAAAAACTTACCAAACTGTGAACAGACAAACCCTCTGATATTAAATATTCAACAGTCTGGTATTTATCTCAATGCCTCTCTGCTACCAGCTAATACAAACGCAGATACTGAGAAAAAGTTTACTCTTACAGGTAAATTACAAAATCAAGAATTACATTTATCTGGAAAAATGGACTACTCAAATCTTTGTTCTCTTCCTGCTTCCCAGAATAGTTTAATACAAACTATCACCATTCAAATGCCAGCAGTTGATAAACCTAATATTTCCGGTCAAATAAATATCAATGGCAATCCCACAATTTTAGAATTTACTGCTTTACCAGAAACTGAAAAAACTCCCAAATCGAATAGCCACTAATACTATTTCCTATCATGTTTGGGTCAAAA contains the following coding sequences:
- a CDS encoding orange carotenoid protein N-terminal domain-containing protein — encoded protein: MALTIQSAQSIFSDTQVPSQIPATIALFDQLNVDDQLAYLWYAYTEMGKTITPAAPGAARLQLAESLLTQIKLMSPEDQTKVMRDLASRADTPISRSYGFFSVNTKLAFWYELGELMKSGLVTPIPAGYQMSPGVKVVLEATQKLDQGQQITVLRNTVVNMGFDTSELGPSSYPKASAEPAFQRTTPVISSVKIDGITEPAVLGYIEAMNADNFDAAVALFTTDGALQPPFQKPIVGLEAIAKYMREEAQGLNMMPQQGICEVQPDGSKQLKITGVVQTPWFGVTVGMNIAWRFLINPQGKIFFVAIDMLASPQELLNLRRV
- the secG gene encoding preprotein translocase subunit SecG translates to MAITNIVQGIWAFSALGLIILVLLHSPKGDGIGAIGGQAQLFSSTKSAENTLNRITWALVVIFLGLTVVLSANWLPK
- the gpmI gene encoding 2,3-bisphosphoglycerate-independent phosphoglycerate mutase produces the protein MTKAPVAPVVLVILDGWGYCEEKRGNAIAAAKTPIMDSLWAVYPHTTIRTSGKAVGLPEGQMGNSEVGHLNIGAGRVVPQELVRISDAVEDGSIALNPAIVKICQEVRSSNGKLHLVGLCSDGGVHSHLTHLFGLVDLAKEQQLSQVCIHAITDGRDTPPKEGIKAITQLQDYIDQAGIGQIVTVSGRYYAMDRDHRWDRVERAYQVMTQDSAGNGLTAVEVLQASYAEGITDEFVLPVRIAPGAVEPGDGVIFFNFRPDRARQLTQAFVSSKFNGFERQQIKPLSFVTFTQYDPELPVSVAFAPQNLSNILGEVIANHGLKQFRTAETEKYAHVTYFFNGGLEEPCDGEDRELVSSPMVATYDSEPAMSAQAVTDVAIAAMKKGIYSLVVMNYANPDMVGHTGQIPATVTAIETVDRCLGRLLDTIGKFGGTAIITADHGNAEYMLDDEGNPWTAHTTNPVPLILVEGEKVKIPGYGTNVELRNDGKLADIAPTILDILQLPQPTEMTGRSLLKAAEYDLKPTRTPAQIGL
- a CDS encoding ferritin-like domain-containing protein, which gives rise to MCIKRYILLAQRSQIKYSQGDTKLMDFTTPLTVKSSRRGVIVTGAMAGVAGALGLPLIAQKAEAQSLFAKNDLKVLNNALYYEHQAIWAYSFAAGNLSNTEVGKAVLALALRNQADHKQHRDVLTAAVKSLGGNPAKAEASYDLSSYINNNEGNVDSDVNIAKLALALEVDAAIAYTLEAAKLKTPKLITVGASIGTTESAHAAAIRATFKSLGVNIEIVPSAFVSPDNREAWVLKV
- a CDS encoding cupin domain-containing protein, which produces MNPKDDCFCELAPLYALDIIDDPERHLVEEKIIEYPELAEELAELQEAVAAISYTVPTVPMTTDLKNRLFNKIGISDSSELPISEPIEEISLPYSFVRSQDLDWQLYRLPGVMVATLHTDLVKREVSGLFRAAAGVRYPLHCHAGVEEMFMLEGDLVIGEEVYGQGDYIRSTPGSMHAPETRGGCMFFFRASLDDEYPEN
- a CDS encoding sigma-70 family RNA polymerase sigma factor, coding for MSLPSEDEKISLDESTLLKRIVQQDHSALSQLYDRYAQIIYAIAFKSLGSVEESEEVVLDVFSQVWRIAEKYDANKARVDTWLLMMTRSRVLDRLRYLQRTAKTKIASVNVEIQSAKVSVDPIEEVLISERRTLVIAALKQIPEEQRQVIELAYYHGLTHSQIAAQSGLSVGTVKTRIRLGLNKLRIAIAVWK